From Virgibacillus ihumii, the proteins below share one genomic window:
- a CDS encoding P1 family peptidase, whose protein sequence is MTLPKGTFNCITDVNGVKVGHVTLYEKINNEDTICTGVTAIFPHDDNLFHKKTRAASHVINGYGKTIGLVQVDELGLLESPIMLTNTFSVGVVLQGTLQYMLQQNKDIGDTTSSLNIVVGECNDSYLNSMRLQAVKPEHAVTAIENSNRKPVKEGAVGAGTGMICFGYKGGIGTSSRKAEDYTVGCLVLSNFGKREHALFADLAEKEMDTTDGSIMMIIATDAPLYDRQLKRLAKRCAAGLGRTGSHIGNGSGDIAIAFSTANTYEHHSKSQTETLSFIRDNHSIMNKLFQAVIETTEEAIIRSLKYAETTEGRYGRIVEKAPLE, encoded by the coding sequence ATGACTTTGCCAAAGGGAACATTCAATTGTATTACCGATGTTAACGGTGTGAAGGTTGGCCATGTCACCCTTTACGAAAAAATTAATAACGAGGACACGATTTGTACCGGGGTAACTGCCATATTTCCGCATGATGACAATCTTTTCCATAAAAAGACACGCGCAGCCAGCCATGTAATAAACGGATACGGAAAAACCATCGGCCTTGTGCAAGTGGATGAATTGGGACTGCTGGAATCGCCGATTATGCTGACAAACACATTCAGTGTCGGCGTTGTGCTTCAGGGAACACTGCAATACATGCTGCAACAAAATAAAGATATTGGCGATACAACAAGCTCACTGAACATTGTTGTTGGTGAATGCAATGACAGCTACCTGAATTCTATGCGGCTGCAGGCTGTTAAACCGGAACATGCCGTCACGGCGATTGAAAATTCCAATCGAAAACCTGTTAAGGAAGGTGCGGTTGGTGCAGGAACCGGTATGATCTGTTTTGGCTATAAAGGCGGAATAGGGACATCATCCCGAAAAGCAGAAGATTACACAGTTGGCTGCCTTGTTCTGAGTAACTTCGGAAAACGGGAACATGCCCTATTCGCTGATTTGGCTGAAAAGGAAATGGATACAACGGACGGATCGATTATGATGATCATTGCAACCGATGCACCACTATATGACCGGCAATTAAAGCGGCTTGCCAAACGGTGTGCTGCAGGACTTGGCAGAACCGGAAGCCATATCGGAAACGGAAGCGGCGACATTGCAATTGCGTTTTCCACGGCCAATACATACGAGCATCATTCCAAATCGCAAACGGAAACGCTTTCGTTTATTCGCGATAATCATTCGATTATGAACAAACTTTTTCAGGCGGTAATTGAAACAACGGAAGAAGCAATCATCCGTTCGCTCAAATATGCAGAAACAACTGAGGGAAGATATGGAAGGATTGTAGAAAAGGCACCACTTGAATGA
- a CDS encoding alkaline phosphatase yields MYKKFLAVLGICALIAGSFLAMSGGSTSTSADAGNKFDSPNNGKVKNVIVLIGDGMGPAYTTAYRYMNDDPSTPKMERTVFDNHFVGMASTNPEDAEENVTDSAAAATSMAAGIKTYNGAISVDNNREPVGTVLEAAKKRGMATGLVATSQVNHATPAAFGAHDVSRHNYNDIADDYFDDMINGNHKVDVILGGGTSYFDREDRNLIEEFKNDGYNYVTSTEELMENDSKQMLGLFAPVGMPKAIDRPESDPSLEQMTKAAIKQLNKDKNGFFLMVEGSQIDWAGHANDAVGAMSEMEDFANAFEAAIEFAKEDKHTQVVLTADHSTGGFSIGRDGDYNFYPGPIEAAERTPEFMAQEIIDGAAVENVLNEYVSFEFTNEEMNSIKEAAETDNFDKLYSTISEVFNKRAGVGFTTSGHTGIDVPVYAYGPKSEVFSGLIDNTDIAVEVFNFLK; encoded by the coding sequence ATGTACAAAAAGTTTTTGGCAGTATTAGGTATTTGTGCACTAATCGCAGGAAGTTTCTTGGCGATGTCTGGCGGCTCCACCTCCACCAGTGCAGACGCTGGCAACAAATTCGATTCTCCCAACAATGGAAAAGTGAAGAATGTGATTGTGTTAATTGGTGACGGAATGGGACCGGCTTATACAACAGCATACCGCTACATGAATGATGACCCTTCCACACCGAAAATGGAACGGACTGTATTTGATAATCATTTTGTCGGGATGGCCAGCACGAATCCTGAAGATGCTGAGGAGAACGTAACCGACTCAGCAGCTGCGGCCACTTCCATGGCAGCGGGAATTAAAACATACAACGGTGCCATTTCCGTTGACAATAACCGCGAACCGGTGGGGACAGTATTGGAAGCTGCCAAAAAAAGAGGCATGGCAACAGGACTTGTCGCGACATCCCAAGTAAACCACGCCACACCAGCTGCATTTGGAGCGCATGACGTATCACGGCACAATTATAACGATATCGCCGATGACTATTTTGATGACATGATTAACGGTAATCATAAAGTAGATGTAATACTTGGCGGCGGTACAAGTTATTTTGACCGTGAAGACAGGAACCTTATCGAAGAGTTCAAAAATGACGGCTACAATTATGTGACCTCAACAGAAGAACTGATGGAAAATGACAGTAAACAAATGCTTGGCTTATTTGCACCGGTTGGTATGCCAAAAGCAATTGACCGTCCTGAATCAGATCCTTCCCTTGAACAAATGACAAAAGCAGCAATTAAACAATTGAATAAGGATAAAAACGGCTTTTTCCTAATGGTGGAAGGAAGCCAGATTGACTGGGCCGGCCATGCAAATGATGCAGTTGGAGCAATGAGTGAAATGGAGGACTTCGCCAATGCATTTGAGGCAGCAATTGAATTTGCCAAAGAGGACAAACATACCCAGGTTGTTCTGACAGCCGATCATTCAACAGGCGGATTCTCCATCGGGCGTGACGGTGATTATAATTTCTATCCTGGGCCAATTGAAGCAGCAGAGCGCACGCCGGAATTCATGGCACAGGAAATTATCGACGGTGCTGCTGTTGAAAATGTACTGAATGAATATGTAAGCTTTGAATTTACAAATGAGGAAATGAATTCCATTAAAGAAGCGGCTGAAACAGATAATTTCGACAAACTGTACAGCACTATTTCCGAAGTCTTCAACAAACGCGCTGGAGTTGGCTTTACGACCAGCGGGCATACCGGTATCGATGTTCCAGTCTATGCTTACGGGCCAAAGAGTGAAGTCTTCTCAGGTCTGATTGATAATACCGATATCGCTGTAGAAGTGTTTAACTTTTTGAAGTAA
- the ribD gene encoding bifunctional diaminohydroxyphosphoribosylaminopyrimidine deaminase/5-amino-6-(5-phosphoribosylamino)uracil reductase RibD, producing the protein MDDEHYMQIALDLARTVAGQTSPNPPVGAVVVKNGAILGFGAHLKAGEDHAEVHALRMAGDRANDATIYVTLEPCSHHGRTPPCADLIIEKGISRVVIAATDPNAKVAGRGIEKIRRAGIEVEQGIMEKEANAVNAVFFHYIQTKTPYVTMKTAVSLDGKTATHTGDSKWVTGEAARLDVHQYRHTHDAILVGVQTVIADNPSLTTRFPNGGKNPLRIILDTSLRTPLDANVLNDGKAETWVFSGKDVSEEALEPYKKKKGVTVHRLDKLNIEDILQFLGDQGIMSLFVEGGATVNGSFLESGCINQLVTYMAPKLIGGQNAPTSIAGNGFSTMKDTQEMDILYVTMLDNDVKIVAEPRKDDSHVYRNN; encoded by the coding sequence TTGGATGATGAACATTACATGCAGATAGCACTGGATCTTGCCCGTACTGTAGCAGGTCAGACGAGTCCAAATCCGCCAGTCGGTGCGGTCGTTGTCAAAAATGGAGCGATTCTTGGCTTCGGGGCGCATCTGAAGGCAGGAGAGGATCATGCGGAAGTTCATGCATTGCGGATGGCGGGTGATCGGGCAAACGATGCAACCATATATGTCACTCTGGAACCGTGCAGTCACCATGGGAGAACACCTCCGTGTGCTGATTTAATCATTGAGAAAGGCATCAGCCGGGTCGTGATTGCTGCGACCGATCCAAATGCGAAAGTAGCAGGCAGGGGAATTGAAAAAATCCGGCGGGCTGGAATTGAAGTTGAGCAGGGAATAATGGAAAAAGAAGCAAATGCCGTAAATGCTGTCTTCTTTCATTATATACAGACAAAAACACCGTATGTAACGATGAAAACTGCTGTCAGTCTTGATGGGAAAACGGCAACACATACCGGTGACAGCAAATGGGTTACCGGAGAAGCGGCGCGGCTGGATGTCCATCAGTACCGTCATACACATGATGCCATTCTGGTTGGTGTGCAGACGGTCATAGCCGATAACCCAAGTCTGACCACGCGCTTTCCAAACGGTGGAAAAAATCCGCTCCGCATCATTTTGGATACTTCCCTTAGAACCCCATTGGATGCAAATGTTCTGAATGATGGTAAAGCAGAGACATGGGTTTTTTCAGGAAAAGATGTTTCGGAGGAAGCGCTGGAACCTTATAAAAAGAAAAAGGGCGTAACTGTTCATCGATTGGATAAGCTGAATATAGAGGATATATTACAATTTTTGGGTGATCAAGGCATTATGTCATTGTTTGTAGAAGGTGGGGCAACAGTTAACGGATCATTTTTGGAAAGCGGTTGTATCAATCAACTGGTTACGTACATGGCTCCAAAATTAATCGGGGGCCAGAATGCCCCAACGTCCATTGCCGGCAATGGCTTTTCAACGATGAAAGATACGCAGGAGATGGATATTTTGTATGTAACGATGCTGGATAATGATGTAAAAATAGTCGCAGAACCGCGAAAGGACGATTCACATGTTTACAGGAATAATTGA
- the ribE gene encoding riboflavin synthase, giving the protein MFTGIIEEKGTVKKMTRVSEQSVEMTIGSEKVVEDIHVGDSISVNGICLTVTKFSEIDFQVDVMPETIKSTSLSELNEGAGVNLERSMPANGRFGGHFVSGHVDGTGKITRKEAAENAVYYDIEVPEDLTDFFIVKGSVAVDGVSLTVFDVMPNAFTISLIPHTVSETILGDKKQGDKVNIECDMLAKHVYNMVQNQSIDQKDGINQAFLRD; this is encoded by the coding sequence ATGTTTACAGGAATAATTGAAGAAAAAGGCACGGTTAAAAAGATGACGCGAGTATCAGAGCAGTCAGTGGAGATGACAATCGGTTCGGAAAAAGTTGTGGAAGATATTCATGTTGGTGACAGTATTTCGGTTAATGGAATCTGTCTGACGGTCACGAAGTTTTCAGAAATAGATTTTCAGGTTGATGTCATGCCGGAAACCATTAAGTCGACTTCATTAAGTGAATTGAATGAAGGGGCCGGTGTCAATTTGGAACGCTCGATGCCTGCAAATGGACGATTTGGCGGCCACTTTGTCTCCGGGCATGTTGACGGAACGGGTAAGATTACACGAAAAGAGGCAGCAGAAAATGCGGTTTATTATGATATTGAAGTCCCGGAAGATCTCACTGATTTTTTCATAGTGAAAGGTTCGGTAGCGGTTGATGGTGTCAGCTTAACGGTGTTCGATGTCATGCCAAATGCGTTTACCATTTCACTCATTCCGCACACTGTTTCCGAAACAATTTTAGGTGATAAAAAGCAAGGCGATAAGGTAAATATCGAGTGTGATATGCTTGCGAAACATGTCTATAATATGGTCCAAAATCAAAGTATCGACCAAAAAGATGGGATTAACCAAGCGTTTCTTCGTGATTAA
- a CDS encoding bifunctional 3,4-dihydroxy-2-butanone-4-phosphate synthase/GTP cyclohydrolase II, with translation MFDKIDEAVKALKAGKPIIVVDDENRENEGDLVALAEQATPEVINFMITYGKGLVCTPITERLAKKINLPMMTSRSSDPFGTAFTVSIDHKDTKTGISAAERSQTIKALLDPAVRESDFKQPGHVFPLVAKDGGVLTRSGHTEASVDLAMLSGAFPAGVICEIIKEDGTMARVPDLKEMADEFDLKFITIADLAAYRKQHEVHVSRVVETSLPTEFGTFKVYGYTNDLDDKEHIALVKGEINSEDAVLTRVHSECLTGDIFGSFRCDCGPQLHAALQKINEAGSGVLVYMRQEGRGIGLLNKLRAYQLQDAGMDTVEANEQLGFAPDLREYNLSAQILSDLGVTRVDLLTNNPEKVSGLSSYGIEIGSRIPIQTGTRKENEKYMHTKFDKMGHMLNFHQ, from the coding sequence ATGTTTGACAAAATAGATGAAGCAGTAAAGGCTTTAAAAGCAGGGAAACCGATAATCGTTGTCGATGATGAAAACAGGGAGAATGAAGGTGATCTGGTCGCGCTTGCTGAACAGGCGACACCGGAAGTTATTAATTTCATGATAACGTACGGAAAAGGGCTTGTTTGCACACCGATTACAGAAAGACTGGCGAAAAAAATAAACCTGCCAATGATGACAAGCAGGAGTAGTGATCCATTTGGAACGGCATTTACCGTCAGTATTGATCATAAGGATACCAAAACCGGAATCAGTGCAGCGGAGCGGTCTCAGACGATAAAAGCATTGTTGGATCCGGCAGTGAGAGAAAGTGATTTCAAGCAGCCCGGACACGTATTTCCGCTGGTCGCCAAAGATGGCGGTGTGCTTACACGGTCTGGACATACAGAAGCTTCGGTTGATTTGGCTATGTTGAGTGGGGCTTTTCCCGCCGGTGTTATTTGCGAAATTATAAAAGAAGACGGTACGATGGCCCGTGTTCCTGACTTAAAAGAGATGGCTGATGAATTTGATTTAAAATTCATTACGATTGCTGATTTGGCGGCATATCGCAAACAACATGAGGTCCATGTCAGCCGGGTGGTTGAAACCTCATTGCCAACAGAATTTGGAACGTTTAAAGTGTATGGGTATACGAATGATCTTGATGACAAAGAACATATCGCCCTTGTTAAAGGGGAAATCAATTCTGAGGATGCTGTTCTGACACGGGTGCATTCGGAATGTCTGACTGGCGATATATTTGGTTCCTTCCGTTGTGATTGCGGACCACAGTTGCACGCGGCACTACAGAAAATCAATGAAGCAGGTTCAGGTGTGCTAGTATACATGCGTCAGGAAGGCCGCGGCATCGGCTTGCTGAATAAACTTCGTGCCTATCAGCTGCAGGATGCGGGAATGGATACAGTTGAAGCGAATGAACAGCTTGGATTTGCCCCTGACTTGCGGGAATACAATTTGAGTGCACAAATTTTATCGGATTTGGGCGTTACGAGGGTGGATCTTTTGACCAACAACCCGGAAAAAGTCAGCGGGCTCTCATCATACGGAATTGAAATCGGGTCACGCATCCCTATCCAAACCGGTACACGAAAAGAAAACGAAAAATATATGCATACAAAATTTGATAAAATGGGGCACATGCTAAACTTTCACCAATGA
- the ribH gene encoding 6,7-dimethyl-8-ribityllumazine synthase translates to MGKTFEGNLVGTDLKIGVVVARFNDFITNRLLDGATGTLKRHGVKEENIDVAWVPGAFEIPLIAQKMANSGNYDAVITLGTVIRGSTPHFDYVCNEAAKGVSNASMQSGKPVIFGIITTETIEQAIERAGTKAGNKGADAAVAAIETANLSKQIES, encoded by the coding sequence ATGGGAAAAACGTTTGAGGGAAATCTGGTAGGAACGGATTTGAAGATAGGTGTTGTTGTTGCGAGGTTTAATGATTTTATAACGAACAGGTTACTCGATGGTGCAACTGGCACACTAAAGCGGCATGGTGTAAAAGAGGAAAATATTGATGTTGCCTGGGTACCTGGAGCATTTGAAATTCCGCTGATTGCTCAGAAAATGGCAAACAGCGGCAACTATGATGCGGTTATTACCCTTGGCACGGTAATTCGCGGCTCAACACCGCATTTTGATTATGTCTGTAATGAGGCAGCAAAAGGTGTATCTAATGCATCAATGCAATCGGGCAAGCCGGTAATTTTCGGCATCATTACGACCGAAACGATTGAGCAGGCAATTGAACGTGCCGGAACAAAGGCTGGTAATAAAGGCGCTGATGCAGCGGTTGCAGCAATTGAAACCGCAAATCTTTCTAAACAGATTGAATCGTAA
- a CDS encoding ABC-F family ATP-binding cassette domain-containing protein yields MLTIENLYKSYGEKILFKDVTCTIKKQDRIGLIGVNGTGKSSFLRVIDGIDSAESGTINHSKDYRIEYLAQDPELDSDLTVIEQIYYGDATIMKVMRNYEQALQRLQDESNNEQAQKHLMNMQQQMDQHEAWEANSAAKTILTKLGITDFNKKVTELSGGQKKRVAIAKALIQPADLLILDEPTNHLDNETVEWLENFLSSFQGALLLVTHDRYFLNRVTNHIFELDKGNFYMYEGNYELFLEKKAEREALEVRNEQKHQNTLKRELAWLKRGARARSTKQKAHVERVHELQEKKFDTKKENVAFQAGSARLGKKVMELQGVEKNFMGKTLINDFDFLIVPGDRLGIIGPNGSGKTTLLNMMAGRIEPDQGEIEIGETVKIGYYTQGEEELDHDSMVIDYIKEVAEVIHTKNGETITAEQMLERFLFPRPEQRTYIGRLSGGEKRRLYLLKVLMNEPNVLLLDEPTNDLDTQTLSVLEEYLDEFPGVVITVSHDRYFLDRVIDHMLVFQETDQVGHFYGNYSEYLKQEIKQDTAKKTATVKEKQKKPAQRKKMSYQDKKEWETIEDDITALETKIETVQEKIAQAGSDVEKVQDYYTEQEQLEEKLEQKMERWEELSELAENLAEK; encoded by the coding sequence ATGCTCACAATAGAGAATTTATATAAATCTTATGGGGAAAAGATATTGTTCAAGGATGTAACCTGCACCATCAAAAAGCAGGATCGAATTGGTCTGATTGGTGTGAATGGAACCGGGAAATCCTCATTTTTAAGAGTGATTGACGGGATTGATTCGGCCGAAAGCGGTACAATTAATCATTCTAAAGATTATCGCATTGAATATTTGGCACAGGATCCGGAACTTGATTCCGATTTGACCGTCATTGAACAGATCTACTATGGTGACGCAACGATTATGAAGGTCATGCGCAATTATGAACAGGCATTGCAGCGGCTTCAGGATGAGTCCAACAATGAGCAGGCACAGAAACATTTGATGAATATGCAGCAGCAAATGGACCAGCACGAGGCATGGGAGGCAAATTCTGCAGCTAAAACCATTTTGACAAAGCTTGGCATTACCGATTTCAATAAAAAAGTAACCGAACTTTCCGGTGGCCAGAAGAAACGCGTAGCCATTGCCAAAGCGCTTATTCAGCCTGCCGATTTGCTTATTCTTGATGAGCCGACAAACCATCTGGACAATGAGACAGTGGAATGGCTGGAGAATTTTCTCTCTTCATTTCAGGGGGCATTACTGCTTGTAACACACGACAGGTATTTCCTGAATCGGGTAACCAATCATATTTTTGAATTGGATAAAGGCAATTTTTATATGTATGAAGGTAATTATGAGTTGTTTTTGGAGAAGAAAGCAGAACGTGAAGCATTGGAAGTGAGGAATGAACAGAAACATCAGAATACGCTGAAACGGGAACTGGCCTGGCTGAAAAGAGGTGCAAGGGCGCGCTCGACCAAACAGAAAGCGCATGTCGAACGGGTTCATGAACTTCAGGAAAAGAAATTCGATACAAAAAAAGAGAATGTAGCGTTTCAGGCAGGCTCTGCCCGTCTTGGTAAAAAAGTGATGGAGCTGCAAGGCGTTGAAAAAAACTTCATGGGTAAAACGCTGATAAATGATTTTGATTTTCTTATTGTTCCAGGCGATCGATTGGGAATTATTGGGCCAAACGGTTCCGGTAAAACGACTTTGCTGAATATGATGGCCGGCCGAATCGAGCCGGACCAGGGTGAAATTGAAATCGGTGAAACGGTAAAAATCGGTTATTACACACAAGGTGAGGAAGAACTGGACCACGATTCGATGGTTATCGATTACATTAAGGAAGTTGCCGAGGTCATCCATACGAAAAATGGTGAAACAATTACTGCCGAACAAATGCTGGAACGGTTTTTATTTCCGCGTCCTGAACAGCGGACATATATTGGAAGGCTGTCAGGCGGTGAAAAGCGGCGTCTTTATTTGTTAAAGGTGCTGATGAACGAGCCGAACGTGCTGCTTCTGGATGAACCGACCAATGATCTGGATACACAAACATTGAGTGTGCTGGAGGAATACCTTGATGAGTTTCCAGGGGTTGTTATTACCGTATCACACGACAGGTACTTTTTGGATCGGGTTATTGATCATATGCTGGTGTTTCAGGAAACGGATCAAGTCGGACACTTTTATGGGAATTACAGCGAATATCTCAAACAGGAAATAAAGCAGGACACCGCGAAGAAAACGGCTACGGTTAAAGAAAAGCAGAAGAAGCCGGCACAGCGCAAAAAAATGTCGTATCAGGATAAAAAGGAATGGGAAACGATTGAAGATGACATTACGGCGCTGGAAACGAAGATTGAAACAGTGCAGGAAAAGATTGCACAGGCCGGAAGTGATGTCGAGAAGGTCCAGGATTACTATACAGAACAGGAACAGCTGGAAGAGAAATTGGAGCAGAAAATGGAACGCTGGGAAGAGCTATCGGAACTAGCTGAAAACTTAGCGGAAAAATAG
- a CDS encoding DNA-binding protein, producing the protein MTGILTTTILSFILYAIFAGIIIAKSKTAKGRAAKMAGLIFIALFIIGGIINYIILLPITIPNMVIANIIIAAIGTFLLFGMTATKFQKKLRGTYEASAGFLIILAVIAVPGIFVLGILTLDNTYDSIAKEDVEEAEPLDKDATPIVVSPEFARNKMQKSMSVVPNTQFYDLGKLQVQKVNDEVIFVAPVEFTSFWKYLSGGETEGYFTISATNINAQPEFVKSKMKYTSSSYFNHNVQRTIYNAYPNYIQSGDPQIEVDENGKPWYVQTLYQPIGLTNKPDMSDLYAAVVDPVSGEVKKYKTENAPEFINGSVSSEMASAENEYFGKYVHGWLNSLFGKEDVKIPNESGTESSVTPIFDENGDMYYFTDMASPKENIDSALGYTMINARTGELTYYNGKENNGIMDSKGAKEIVNKEFPEKNWKGSMPVLYNIDGNPTWVVNVLDPNGLFKKYAYIKAGDADFVVFGDTAREALEAYRLQLVQNPSNVESSGESNLETVKGEVNRVLVTSTQKTGQVIQFILKNDKTIYTINAGKEPLALFLQSGDNVTFEAIIRNNGTGIVETIEIKGLTN; encoded by the coding sequence ATGACAGGAATCTTAACGACAACTATCCTATCCTTTATTTTGTATGCCATATTTGCAGGCATTATTATTGCCAAAAGTAAAACGGCAAAAGGACGGGCTGCAAAAATGGCCGGGCTTATTTTTATTGCCCTTTTTATTATCGGAGGAATCATCAATTACATTATTTTGCTGCCGATTACCATTCCGAATATGGTCATCGCGAATATTATCATTGCTGCGATAGGTACATTCTTACTGTTTGGCATGACCGCAACCAAATTTCAAAAGAAACTCCGCGGTACGTATGAAGCGTCTGCCGGATTTCTGATTATCCTGGCAGTTATAGCGGTTCCCGGAATATTTGTGCTTGGCATTTTAACATTGGATAACACATATGATTCAATCGCCAAAGAAGACGTGGAAGAGGCAGAACCATTGGATAAGGACGCAACGCCAATCGTTGTCTCACCGGAATTTGCCCGCAATAAAATGCAAAAATCGATGAGTGTCGTACCGAACACACAATTTTATGACCTTGGTAAATTGCAGGTGCAGAAAGTGAATGATGAGGTAATTTTTGTTGCCCCGGTTGAATTCACAAGCTTCTGGAAGTACCTGAGCGGCGGAGAAACAGAAGGGTATTTCACCATTTCCGCGACAAACATCAATGCACAACCTGAGTTTGTTAAAAGCAAAATGAAATATACGAGTTCCAGTTATTTTAATCATAATGTGCAGCGTACCATTTACAATGCGTATCCAAACTATATCCAAAGCGGTGATCCGCAAATCGAAGTGGATGAAAACGGAAAACCGTGGTATGTTCAAACGTTGTATCAGCCGATTGGATTGACTAATAAACCTGATATGAGCGATCTATATGCAGCCGTAGTCGATCCGGTTTCAGGAGAAGTCAAAAAATATAAAACCGAGAATGCCCCGGAATTCATTAATGGATCCGTCAGTTCAGAAATGGCTTCCGCCGAAAATGAGTATTTCGGGAAGTATGTCCATGGCTGGCTGAATTCCCTGTTCGGCAAGGAAGATGTTAAAATTCCGAACGAGTCCGGAACCGAAAGCAGTGTTACACCTATATTTGATGAAAACGGTGATATGTACTACTTTACCGATATGGCATCACCAAAAGAAAACATCGATTCCGCACTGGGGTATACGATGATCAATGCCCGTACCGGGGAATTAACCTATTATAATGGCAAAGAAAATAACGGCATTATGGATAGCAAAGGGGCAAAAGAGATTGTAAACAAGGAGTTCCCTGAGAAGAATTGGAAAGGCTCGATGCCGGTATTATACAACATTGATGGCAACCCGACATGGGTCGTTAACGTACTTGATCCAAATGGTTTATTTAAAAAATATGCCTATATTAAAGCGGGCGATGCTGACTTTGTCGTATTCGGAGACACTGCTAGAGAAGCACTGGAAGCGTACCGTCTGCAGCTTGTCCAGAATCCAAGTAACGTTGAATCCAGTGGCGAATCAAACCTGGAAACAGTAAAAGGAGAAGTTAACCGTGTACTCGTAACTTCCACACAAAAAACCGGCCAGGTAATTCAATTCATTCTTAAAAATGACAAGACCATTTATACTATCAATGCTGGAAAAGAACCACTGGCACTGTTCCTGCAATCCGGCGACAACGTAACATTCGAAGCCATCATCCGCAACAATGGAACCGGAATTGTGGAAACAATTGAGATTAAGGGACTAACGAATTAA
- a CDS encoding C45 family autoproteolytic acyltransferase/hydolase yields the protein MKRIYSDIVKFRGSHYDFGYMQGELLKDSLTIKNRKKQWKIRKPRFTIDQNEAKDAITSVAPGVWNELEGIGDALEWGMDAVLQDFGGYRLDYVRSGCSILTGNDYMIRNYDYHPKTYEGRFTFFQPSDQGYAIIGPSQRITGRMDGMNEKGLVLGYNFMHRKKPGDGFICNMIGRLVLETCADVGEAISLLKEIPHRHSFSYILLDRTEETYVVEATPRGVMVRQSNVCTNHFELMKDENRHHLADSHKRMDAMEEQRYMATDAHQAFRLLNDTDKGIFSDQYKNWSGTIHTSAYFPKQLKAWFALGGDREPVIFDFAAWLRGEKIHTKQVIGDVDTDLRFVHMDENVR from the coding sequence TTGAAAAGAATTTACAGCGATATTGTAAAGTTCAGGGGTTCACATTATGATTTCGGTTATATGCAGGGCGAATTGTTAAAAGATTCCCTGACAATAAAAAACCGTAAAAAACAGTGGAAGATCAGAAAACCGCGGTTTACAATAGATCAAAATGAAGCAAAGGATGCGATTACCAGCGTGGCCCCGGGTGTCTGGAATGAGCTGGAAGGAATAGGGGATGCGCTTGAATGGGGTATGGATGCGGTGCTTCAGGACTTCGGCGGTTATCGTCTGGATTACGTGCGGAGCGGGTGTTCCATCTTAACAGGTAATGATTACATGATCCGGAATTATGACTATCATCCGAAAACATACGAAGGCAGATTCACCTTTTTTCAGCCATCCGATCAGGGTTATGCCATTATCGGGCCATCTCAGCGAATAACCGGACGAATGGATGGTATGAATGAAAAAGGGCTTGTGTTGGGATATAACTTTATGCACCGGAAAAAGCCCGGTGACGGATTTATTTGCAATATGATTGGAAGACTTGTTCTGGAAACATGCGCGGATGTAGGAGAGGCCATCTCGCTGTTAAAAGAAATTCCCCACCGTCATTCATTCAGTTACATTTTGTTGGACAGAACTGAGGAAACATATGTGGTCGAAGCTACGCCACGCGGAGTTATGGTGCGGCAATCAAACGTCTGTACAAATCATTTTGAGCTGATGAAGGATGAAAACCGTCACCATCTCGCCGATTCACATAAACGGATGGATGCTATGGAAGAACAGCGGTATATGGCAACTGATGCACATCAAGCGTTTCGGCTGTTAAACGATACAGATAAGGGAATTTTTTCCGATCAGTATAAAAACTGGTCAGGTACGATTCATACTTCTGCCTACTTTCCAAAACAACTGAAGGCTTGGTTTGCCCTTGGAGGAGATCGCGAGCCTGTGATTTTTGATTTTGCAGCCTGGCTCCGTGGTGAAAAGATTCATACAAAACAAGTAATAGGAGATGTTGATACTGACCTGCGCTTTGTCCATATGGATGAGAATGTCCGCTAG